A portion of the Metasolibacillus fluoroglycofenilyticus genome contains these proteins:
- a CDS encoding VOC family protein: MAENPIEHFDDIVHIGHVELLTPKLNDSIEFFYESMGLEIVKRTDEKAYMRCWNDYENYSIILTQSDEPGVGHTAFRVRSPQALERRVQAIEATGIQGEWIDGDFGHGRAYQYLGLDGHLMELYFETEKYKAPEHLKPTLKNQHQKFIGRGAAVKNLDHINFLSSNPDADGDFAQHVLGMKLTEQIVLDNGTRGAVWYRSNAKSYELVYSRDATGTKGRFHHLALSVDTNEGIWRAANLFIDQNVFIEFAPSKHAINQTYFVYVYEPGGNRIEICSGGYLVLDPDFEPITWTEEDRKRGQAWGNKTIETFHTYGTPIVKENK, from the coding sequence ATGGCAGAAAATCCTATAGAGCATTTTGACGATATTGTTCATATCGGGCATGTGGAGCTCTTAACGCCAAAATTAAATGACAGCATTGAATTCTTTTATGAAAGCATGGGACTTGAAATTGTTAAGCGTACTGATGAAAAGGCTTACATGCGATGTTGGAATGATTACGAAAATTATTCAATCATTCTGACTCAATCTGATGAGCCGGGTGTTGGTCATACTGCCTTTAGGGTTAGAAGTCCACAGGCATTAGAACGCCGAGTGCAGGCGATTGAAGCAACAGGTATTCAAGGTGAATGGATTGACGGTGATTTTGGTCATGGTCGTGCTTACCAATATTTAGGATTGGATGGTCATTTAATGGAGCTGTATTTTGAAACTGAGAAATACAAAGCACCGGAGCATTTGAAACCAACATTAAAAAATCAGCATCAAAAATTTATCGGAAGAGGTGCAGCAGTAAAAAATTTAGACCATATTAATTTCCTGTCCTCCAATCCGGATGCCGATGGGGACTTTGCGCAACATGTTTTAGGGATGAAGTTGACGGAGCAAATTGTACTCGATAATGGTACAAGAGGTGCGGTATGGTATCGCTCTAACGCCAAATCGTATGAGCTCGTATATTCACGGGACGCTACTGGAACAAAAGGGCGCTTTCATCATTTAGCTTTATCTGTAGATACAAATGAAGGGATATGGCGTGCAGCAAATTTATTTATTGACCAAAATGTTTTTATCGAATTCGCACCAAGCAAGCATGCAATTAACCAAACTTATTTTGTCTATGTTTATGAACCTGGCGGAAATCGAATCGAGATTTGCTCTGGAGGCTATTTAGTATTAGACCCAGACTTTGAGCCGATTACATGGACGGAAGAAGACCGCAAGCGTGGGCAGGCATGGGGCAATAAAACGATTGAAACATTCCACACTTATGGTACACCTATTGTTAAAGAAAATAAGTAA
- a CDS encoding PIG-L deacetylase family protein — MINSNTNVLVVSAHAADFVWRGGGAIAKYAQYGANVHLVVLSYGARGESNDLWNIEGQTLENVKETRKTELLAAAKCLGLTEDKIEIWDFQDYHMEFNEERMERLVRKIRAVEPHIIISHGPRDAFNPDHEAVSKFVFDASVLSTSNGVRLEGTKTVKQAKIFGFEPHQSEISSFNPDVILDISDVYEKKQAAMQCFKAQGHLISYYGYKAVLRGNHARRCSGNSSYKQAEAFSRFFPLVGEELL, encoded by the coding sequence ATGATTAATTCAAACACAAATGTATTAGTAGTAAGTGCACATGCAGCAGATTTCGTATGGCGAGGGGGTGGCGCAATCGCAAAATATGCACAGTACGGAGCAAATGTACACTTGGTCGTTTTAAGCTACGGAGCACGTGGCGAATCGAATGATTTATGGAATATAGAAGGACAAACGCTTGAAAATGTAAAAGAAACCCGTAAAACTGAGCTACTCGCAGCAGCAAAATGCTTAGGGTTAACAGAGGATAAAATCGAAATTTGGGACTTCCAAGATTATCATATGGAATTTAATGAAGAAAGAATGGAGCGCTTAGTGCGAAAAATTCGTGCTGTCGAGCCACATATTATTATTTCACATGGGCCACGTGATGCATTTAATCCTGACCATGAGGCTGTTTCCAAGTTTGTTTTTGATGCATCAGTGCTATCTACATCGAATGGTGTGCGCCTTGAAGGTACAAAAACGGTGAAGCAAGCGAAAATCTTTGGATTTGAGCCGCATCAATCAGAAATTTCAAGCTTTAATCCTGATGTTATTTTAGATATTTCGGATGTATATGAGAAGAAGCAAGCCGCTATGCAATGCTTTAAAGCACAAGGACATTTAATTAGCTATTACGGCTATAAAGCGGTGCTGCGCGGCAATCATGCACGCCGCTGCTCAGGTAATAGCAGCTATAAACAAGCAGAAGCATTTTCTCGCTTCTTCCCACTCGTAGGAGAGGAGCTTCTATAA
- a CDS encoding 4-carboxy-4-hydroxy-2-oxoadipate aldolase/oxaloacetate decarboxylase: MQKYVLRNFERPSQQLLSEYGKLDVSTVYEAQGKQGLVNPNIKPIQSNKMIVGPAVTVICPAGDNLMIHAAIEVCQPGDILVITTEGNGIAGMIGELIVTALMKKGVQGVIMDGGIRDVRQIRELGFPVWTKEVLSQGTNKIKGGWVNAPAVCGGAIITAGDIVMADDDGIVVVKKEDFEKTLQLSNARLQKESDTIAKIESGQISLDFYNLRSVLEAEGVVYYETEAEVQQNGKA; the protein is encoded by the coding sequence ATGCAAAAATATGTATTAAGAAATTTTGAAAGACCATCACAACAGCTCCTTTCTGAATATGGGAAGCTAGATGTCTCAACTGTTTATGAAGCGCAAGGAAAACAGGGATTAGTAAATCCAAATATTAAGCCTATTCAATCGAATAAGATGATTGTTGGACCAGCGGTGACGGTTATTTGTCCAGCAGGTGATAATTTAATGATTCATGCTGCAATTGAAGTTTGTCAGCCGGGCGATATTTTAGTAATTACAACGGAGGGCAATGGGATTGCAGGGATGATTGGAGAATTAATTGTAACGGCACTTATGAAAAAGGGCGTACAAGGTGTCATTATGGATGGTGGTATTCGAGATGTGCGCCAAATTCGAGAACTAGGTTTCCCAGTTTGGACAAAAGAAGTATTGTCTCAAGGAACTAATAAAATTAAAGGCGGCTGGGTAAATGCACCAGCAGTGTGTGGAGGAGCTATTATTACAGCAGGTGATATTGTTATGGCAGACGATGACGGTATCGTCGTTGTAAAAAAAGAGGATTTTGAAAAAACACTTCAGCTTTCCAATGCTCGTTTACAGAAGGAATCTGATACAATTGCCAAAATTGAAAGTGGGCAAATAAGCTTAGATTTTTACAATTTACGCTCTGTTTTGGAGGCTGAGGGAGTTGTTTACTATGAAACAGAAGCGGAGGTGCAGCAAAATGGCAAAGCGTGA
- a CDS encoding RidA family protein, with product MAKREVLHISGSRHDNPIPVAVRVGNMVYSSAIIGSDPETGIVPEDIDEEIRNLFHYLREIMKAAGGTTDDIAHLSVYMVDRKYKDNVNVEWLKMFPNENNRPARHTTEKSLKKGLRIQFEMTAVL from the coding sequence ATGGCAAAGCGTGAGGTTCTTCATATTTCAGGGTCAAGGCATGACAATCCAATACCTGTTGCTGTGAGAGTTGGAAATATGGTATATTCGTCAGCCATCATTGGCTCAGACCCAGAAACAGGCATAGTGCCAGAGGATATAGATGAGGAAATTCGTAATCTATTTCACTATTTACGTGAAATTATGAAGGCTGCGGGGGGAACTACGGATGACATTGCTCATCTAAGTGTGTATATGGTTGACCGTAAATATAAAGATAACGTAAACGTCGAGTGGTTGAAAATGTTTCCAAATGAAAACAATCGACCTGCTAGACATACAACAGAAAAAAGCTTAAAAAAAGGTTTGCGTATTCAATTTGAAATGACGGCAGTACTTTAA
- a CDS encoding TRAP transporter substrate-binding protein yields MKKWLLILGLSLLTVVLGACGDNKEDSSSNINTESAAGQTYKFKLGHEATEAHIKYSVAERFAEKLEENSDGRMTVDIYPANQLGKEADMQQQVESGTLDFAILSNGTMSSISESLNGWFMPFLFDDLQAAADAANSEPAKQMMKDLEVKNMVGYGLFFAGQRHILSEKPLESVSDFKGLKIRIPGSPVFESYYKTINAGPTSMPLPEVYTSLSTGVINAVDTDFNAAVSQKFYEAADILTLSGHIVFPEIVIGSKGTVDKLSDEDRQIIADTWASVIEWGVTEGIAKDNSLLEELKTLGVTVNELENVDEFKSLSESVYGQFSSNATIKDFIDANK; encoded by the coding sequence ATGAAAAAATGGTTGTTAATATTAGGGTTATCATTACTGACGGTTGTATTAGGGGCGTGTGGGGATAATAAAGAAGATTCCTCATCAAATATAAATACAGAATCGGCAGCAGGACAAACGTATAAATTTAAGTTAGGACATGAGGCGACAGAAGCCCATATTAAATATAGTGTGGCAGAAAGATTTGCAGAAAAATTAGAGGAGAATTCAGATGGCCGTATGACGGTTGACATTTATCCTGCTAACCAGCTTGGGAAAGAAGCAGATATGCAACAGCAAGTAGAATCAGGCACATTGGATTTTGCTATTTTAAGTAATGGGACAATGTCTAGTATTTCAGAATCTTTAAACGGCTGGTTTATGCCCTTTCTTTTCGATGATTTACAGGCAGCGGCAGATGCAGCAAATAGCGAGCCTGCTAAGCAGATGATGAAAGATTTAGAAGTAAAAAACATGGTTGGCTACGGACTGTTTTTTGCGGGGCAACGGCATATTTTATCTGAAAAGCCATTAGAAAGTGTTAGCGATTTTAAAGGCTTAAAAATCCGAATTCCAGGAAGCCCTGTTTTTGAGTCATATTATAAAACAATTAATGCAGGACCAACTTCCATGCCTTTACCAGAAGTATATACATCATTATCAACAGGCGTTATTAATGCAGTGGATACAGATTTTAATGCCGCAGTTTCACAAAAATTTTATGAAGCGGCTGATATTTTAACTTTATCAGGACATATTGTGTTTCCTGAAATTGTTATTGGCTCTAAAGGAACAGTTGATAAATTAAGTGATGAAGACCGCCAAATTATTGCGGACACATGGGCCTCTGTCATTGAGTGGGGCGTAACAGAGGGAATTGCAAAAGATAACTCGCTGTTAGAGGAGTTAAAAACACTTGGTGTAACTGTAAATGAGCTTGAAAATGTAGATGAATTTAAAAGTTTAAGTGAATCTGTATACGGTCAATTTTCTTCGAACGCGACAATTAAAGATTTCATCGATGCAAACAAATAA
- a CDS encoding TRAP transporter small permease, whose translation MKIISVISDALYKMERILAVILMATMLCSIALGVAFRYIFDNPLTWSDELAIYMLIWLTFVGGSMSIKTMRASSLELVFDRLSIGWQRIFIIVGYATVIIFAGIVAYMAIQWLTNPSIKTQISPGLKISMFLPYLAVPFGLVCLLIHAFNHLIKGFSYTSNKSIDSGGGEAE comes from the coding sequence ATGAAAATAATTTCCGTTATAAGCGACGCTTTATATAAAATGGAAAGAATTTTGGCTGTTATTTTAATGGCAACAATGTTATGCAGTATAGCACTTGGTGTAGCTTTTCGCTATATTTTTGATAATCCGCTTACTTGGTCTGATGAGTTAGCGATATATATGTTAATTTGGTTAACATTTGTTGGGGGAAGCATGAGCATTAAAACGATGAGAGCCTCAAGCTTGGAGCTGGTGTTCGATAGATTAAGCATAGGATGGCAACGTATTTTCATCATCGTGGGCTATGCGACTGTCATTATTTTTGCTGGAATTGTTGCTTATATGGCTATTCAATGGCTGACAAATCCATCTATCAAAACGCAAATATCGCCGGGGCTGAAAATATCGATGTTTTTACCTTATTTAGCAGTACCCTTTGGACTTGTGTGCTTATTGATCCATGCATTTAATCACCTAATTAAAGGATTCAGCTATACGAGTAATAAATCAATTGACTCTGGGGGAGGTGAGGCAGAATGA